A single Clostridium sp. AN503 DNA region contains:
- a CDS encoding V-type ATP synthase subunit B — MAIEYLGLSAINGPMVVLEGVSGAAYDEIVEMTVDGTKKKLGRIIEVYEDKAIIQVFEGTEGLGLKNVHTRLTGHPMELGVSEEMLGRTMNGIGVPIDGLGEIIPDKMLDVNGKPLNPVTREYPRNYIRTGISAIDGLMTLIRGQKLPIFSGNGLPHDQLAAQIVQQASLGDNSDEEFAIVFAAMGVKHDVAEFFRRTFEESGVSSHVAMFINLANDPVVERLITPKVALTLAEYLAFEKNMHILVILTDMTSFAEAMREVSSSKGEIPSRKGFPGYLYSELAALYERAGIVQGVNGSVTQIPILTMPNDDITHPIPDLTGYITEGQIVLDRSLNGQSIYPPINVLPSLSRLMKDGIGEGFTRADHQDVANQLFSCYAKVGDARALASVIGEDELSPLDKKYLIFGKEFEQRFVGQDPHDNRNIIKTLEIGWELLGLLPREELDRIDTKVLDQYYKPADTATA, encoded by the coding sequence ATGGCAATTGAATATTTGGGCTTAAGCGCCATAAACGGCCCCATGGTCGTCCTGGAAGGCGTCTCCGGCGCCGCTTACGACGAGATCGTGGAAATGACCGTGGACGGCACGAAGAAGAAACTGGGCCGCATCATCGAGGTCTACGAGGACAAGGCGATCATCCAGGTCTTTGAGGGCACAGAAGGGTTGGGCCTTAAAAATGTCCACACCCGGCTGACCGGCCATCCCATGGAGCTGGGCGTTTCCGAAGAAATGCTGGGCCGGACCATGAACGGCATCGGCGTCCCCATCGACGGGCTGGGGGAGATCATACCAGATAAGATGCTGGACGTAAACGGCAAACCCTTAAACCCGGTGACCCGTGAATACCCAAGAAACTATATCCGTACCGGCATCTCCGCCATCGACGGCCTGATGACCCTGATCCGCGGGCAGAAGCTTCCGATCTTCTCCGGCAACGGCCTGCCCCACGACCAGCTTGCGGCGCAGATCGTACAGCAGGCTTCCCTGGGGGACAATTCCGATGAGGAGTTCGCTATCGTGTTTGCCGCCATGGGCGTGAAGCACGACGTGGCGGAGTTCTTCCGCAGGACCTTCGAGGAGAGCGGCGTTTCCTCCCACGTTGCCATGTTCATCAACCTGGCAAATGACCCGGTGGTGGAGCGTCTGATCACCCCAAAGGTGGCCCTGACCCTGGCTGAATACCTGGCATTTGAGAAAAATATGCATATCCTGGTGATCCTGACGGATATGACCTCCTTTGCGGAGGCCATGCGTGAGGTCTCTTCCTCCAAGGGCGAGATCCCTTCCCGTAAGGGCTTCCCGGGTTATCTGTACAGTGAGCTTGCAGCTCTTTATGAGCGGGCCGGCATCGTGCAGGGCGTGAACGGTTCGGTGACCCAGATCCCGATCCTGACCATGCCAAACGACGATATCACCCATCCTATCCCGGACCTGACCGGGTATATCACAGAAGGGCAGATCGTTCTGGACCGTTCCTTAAACGGCCAGTCCATCTATCCGCCTATCAACGTGCTGCCAAGCCTTTCCAGGCTTATGAAGGACGGCATCGGCGAGGGCTTCACCCGCGCAGATCATCAGGATGTGGCGAACCAGCTTTTCTCCTGCTATGCAAAGGTTGGAGACGCAAGGGCGCTGGCGTCTGTTATCGGCGAGGATGAGCTGTCTCCGCTGGATAAGAAATATCTGATCTTCGGAAAAGAATTTGAGCAGCGTTTTGTGGGGCAGGACCCCCACGACAACCGTAATATCATAAAGACGCTGGAGATCGGCTGGGAATTACTTGGACTTCTGCCGCGGGAGGAACTGGATCGTATCGATACGAAGGTCCTCGACCAGTATTATAAACCGGCCGACACCGCCACCGCATAA
- a CDS encoding V-type ATP synthase subunit D has protein sequence MNPNTFPTKGNLILAKNSLALASQGYELMDKKRNILLRELMGLIDQAKGIQSEIDSTFTAAYKALQKANIELGINFVQDIATGIPEDDAIRIKTRSIMGTEIPLVQHDPLPPTLHYAFYSTRESLDEARMHFERVKELTIKLSMVENSAYRLASSIRKTQKRANALKNITIPTYQGLVTDISNALEEKDREEFTRLKVIKRSKADA, from the coding sequence ATGAACCCAAACACATTCCCTACCAAAGGCAACCTGATCCTGGCGAAGAACTCGCTGGCTCTGGCGAGCCAGGGCTACGAGCTGATGGACAAGAAACGGAACATCCTGCTCCGGGAGCTGATGGGGCTGATCGACCAGGCCAAGGGGATACAGTCTGAGATCGACTCCACCTTCACAGCCGCCTACAAGGCGCTCCAGAAGGCCAACATCGAGCTGGGCATCAACTTTGTGCAGGACATCGCCACCGGTATTCCCGAGGACGACGCGATCCGCATCAAAACCCGCAGTATCATGGGCACAGAGATCCCGCTGGTCCAGCACGACCCACTGCCGCCCACCCTGCACTACGCATTCTACAGCACCAGGGAATCCTTAGACGAGGCGCGGATGCATTTTGAACGGGTGAAGGAACTGACCATCAAGCTTTCCATGGTGGAAAATTCCGCTTACCGGCTTGCCAGCAGTATCCGTAAGACCCAGAAGCGGGCCAATGCATTAAAGAACATCACGATCCCCACCTATCAGGGCCTTGTGACCGATATCAGCAATGCGCTGGAGGAGAAGGACCGTGAGGAGTTTACACGTCTGAAGGTGATCAAGCGGTCGAAGGCGGATGCCTGA
- a CDS encoding pyridoxamine 5'-phosphate oxidase family protein — translation MNRYEEGMKLIEESCGNKKDNALALSTISIEPGADGFPRPSVRDVSAYYEDGVFYVTTSAKSNKMLQIAQNKEVAFSVCFEGIYGHGIGENLGWILDPKNAALRAKLREVFADWYDDANNEQDENCVILAIHITSATIFRDHGAVRYNLDFINKTEV, via the coding sequence ATGAACAGATATGAAGAAGGTATGAAATTAATCGAAGAAAGCTGCGGTAACAAGAAAGATAATGCCCTTGCGCTCTCAACCATTTCTATAGAACCGGGAGCGGATGGTTTCCCTCGCCCCAGTGTGCGTGATGTAAGCGCTTATTATGAAGATGGCGTGTTTTATGTTACAACGTCTGCAAAATCAAATAAAATGCTACAGATAGCTCAAAACAAAGAGGTTGCATTTTCAGTTTGTTTTGAGGGAATATACGGACATGGGATTGGAGAAAACCTCGGATGGATTTTAGATCCCAAAAACGCTGCGCTAAGAGCGAAACTTCGTGAAGTATTTGCAGACTGGTACGACGATGCAAACAATGAGCAGGATGAAAACTGCGTTATTTTAGCAATCCATATTACAAGCGCGACGATATTTAGAGACCACGGTGCTGTGCGTTATAATTTGGACTTTATAAATAAGACAGAGGTTTAA
- a CDS encoding SRPBCC family protein, producing MTTANIKDLIPCDINKVWETLLATEHYPAWRNDVSRTDVIDEKHFTEYTKSGYSTTYTVTVIEPYSRLELDMENDNAKGHWTLVFASKGSETEIDFTASVTAKQLSMRPVGKNVLEQKYLQKEQAQFITDLKKALG from the coding sequence ATGACAACAGCCAATATCAAAGACCTTATCCCATGCGATATTAATAAAGTCTGGGAAACCTTACTTGCGACTGAGCATTATCCTGCGTGGCGGAATGACGTAAGCAGAACCGATGTGATCGACGAAAAACATTTCACAGAGTATACCAAAAGCGGCTATTCAACCACGTACACAGTCACTGTGATCGAACCCTACAGCCGTTTAGAGCTTGATATGGAAAACGACAACGCAAAAGGACACTGGACTCTCGTTTTCGCGTCCAAAGGCAGCGAAACCGAGATCGACTTTACGGCCAGTGTAACAGCAAAACAGCTTTCTATGAGACCGGTTGGTAAAAACGTGCTTGAGCAGAAGTATCTGCAAAAGGAACAGGCACAATTTATAACGGATCTGAAGAAAGCGCTGGGTTGA
- a CDS encoding trimeric intracellular cation channel family protein — protein MDGLSVFFVIEIIGTVAFACSGAMVAIEKQLDLLGIIVLGVTTAVGGGMIRDLIIGIQPPTLFVNPVYVLMAFLAVMVIFCIVKFRRMTILIFSSLTYERVMNLLDAIGLGAFTVVGIDTAIEAGYGEYRFLMIFLGVITGVGGGILRDIMAGQTPAVLKKHVYACASIAGAVCYVLLMERCGTDVSMIVSAILVVAIRVLARHYKWNLPKAM, from the coding sequence ATGGACGGTTTAAGCGTTTTTTTCGTGATAGAGATTATTGGGACGGTGGCGTTTGCCTGTTCCGGGGCCATGGTGGCGATTGAGAAGCAGCTCGACCTTCTGGGTATCATCGTGTTAGGCGTCACCACCGCAGTGGGCGGAGGTATGATCCGGGATCTGATCATCGGGATCCAGCCGCCCACGCTTTTTGTTAATCCGGTGTATGTGCTGATGGCATTTTTGGCAGTGATGGTGATCTTCTGTATCGTTAAGTTCCGGCGCATGACCATACTGATCTTCAGCTCCCTCACTTACGAACGGGTGATGAACCTGCTGGATGCCATCGGGCTGGGAGCATTTACGGTGGTCGGGATCGATACTGCCATCGAGGCCGGGTACGGAGAGTACCGTTTCCTGATGATCTTCCTCGGCGTGATCACAGGCGTGGGCGGCGGCATCCTGAGGGATATTATGGCGGGACAAACGCCTGCGGTGTTAAAGAAGCATGTCTACGCCTGCGCCTCCATCGCCGGGGCGGTCTGTTATGTGCTTTTGATGGAGCGCTGCGGGACGGATGTTTCCATGATCGTCAGCGCGATCCTGGTAGTGGCGATCCGGGTACTGGCGCGGCATTATAAGTGGAATCTGCCGAAGGCGATGTAG
- a CDS encoding TIGR01906 family membrane protein, whose product MKLLHNFLGVLCAFALMITLLITSVEAVTYWTPGYYEKEYAKYNVLEDVKMEMDDLLDVTHEMMAFLRGDRADLHVPTIVDGQPREFFNEREIAHMEDVRGLFLAAIALRRGCLAVIAACIALLMALKADIRRVLPKMICIGTGLFFAVLAALAGIISTNFTKYFIIFHEIFFSNDLWMLDPSTDLLINIVPEPFFVDTAARIAVTYGISVILVSVVCLLLLRRHRPKNSPS is encoded by the coding sequence ATGAAACTGCTGCACAACTTTCTGGGCGTCCTGTGCGCCTTCGCCCTGATGATCACGCTGCTGATCACCTCTGTGGAGGCTGTCACCTACTGGACGCCCGGTTACTATGAAAAAGAATACGCCAAATATAACGTCTTGGAGGATGTCAAAATGGAGATGGACGACCTGTTGGACGTTACCCATGAGATGATGGCTTTTCTGCGCGGGGACCGGGCGGATCTGCATGTGCCCACCATCGTAGACGGCCAGCCCCGGGAATTCTTCAATGAGCGGGAGATCGCGCACATGGAGGATGTGAGGGGCCTGTTCCTGGCAGCGATCGCACTCCGGCGGGGCTGCCTGGCTGTGATTGCCGCCTGCATCGCGCTTCTTATGGCGCTGAAGGCCGATATCCGGCGGGTGCTGCCAAAGATGATCTGCATTGGGACCGGATTGTTTTTTGCTGTGCTGGCTGCGCTGGCGGGGATCATATCCACAAATTTTACGAAATATTTTATCATTTTCCACGAAATATTTTTCAGCAACGACTTGTGGATGCTGGACCCCAGCACTGACCTGCTCATAAATATCGTGCCAGAGCCATTTTTTGTGGATACTGCGGCCCGGATCGCTGTGACCTACGGGATATCCGTGATCCTTGTGTCCGTTGTCTGCCTGCTGCTTTTAAGACGGCATAGGCCCAAAAACAGCCCGTCATGA
- a CDS encoding D-alanyl-D-alanine carboxypeptidase family protein has product MKRILSFLLCLALMTGVFAQTAFAAPAWPDNVSISAEGGILMDADSGAVLYGKSIHVPYFPASITKILTALIVIENCNLDDTVTFSHNAVYNVETDSSNANLEEGDTLTVRDCLYAMVLKSANEAANALAEHTAGSVEAFAAMMNARASSLGCTDSHFNNPSGLNDPNHYTSAYDMALIAQAAFQNETFVAIDSTLYYDLPPTKRNPDGLRIYPGHRMLKKNMAQYYPGIIGGKTGYTSLAGNTLVTCAERNGMKLIAVVLNGHQTHYVDTKSLLDFGFANFRSVNVADVDTTYSSVTNDMTIAGLPTTDLSILHMQENCRITLPISADFTDAVSTISYDLPSSAPEHAIARIAYEYNGRQIGATYLIHNILGAAATEPAIEVSTEAPTEESSADNAANGDNRAAMAAAGRSAGDGTDSGAFKETTPEGTAADPDKKSAGEKDKPGFHIPAPVKIALIVIVVLALLGGGVLLLKLHIEKREEAERMARYNRRKQRLQDIGMSSTEFDLLMQQKRSGPSIRQEKKPRRPKRHKSFLDSKR; this is encoded by the coding sequence ATGAAACGTATCTTATCCTTTTTGCTGTGCCTGGCGCTTATGACCGGTGTCTTCGCCCAGACCGCATTTGCTGCTCCGGCCTGGCCGGACAATGTTTCGATCTCTGCGGAAGGCGGCATATTGATGGACGCGGACTCAGGCGCAGTGCTGTATGGAAAGAGCATCCACGTGCCCTATTTCCCTGCCAGCATCACCAAGATACTGACAGCGCTGATCGTCATCGAAAACTGCAACCTGGACGATACTGTCACCTTTTCCCATAATGCAGTATACAATGTGGAAACTGACAGCAGTAATGCCAACCTTGAAGAGGGCGATACGCTGACCGTTCGTGACTGTCTCTATGCCATGGTCTTAAAGTCGGCCAATGAAGCAGCCAATGCGCTCGCCGAACACACGGCTGGGTCTGTGGAGGCTTTCGCCGCCATGATGAATGCCAGGGCCTCGTCTCTGGGGTGTACCGATTCCCACTTTAACAATCCCAGCGGGCTGAACGACCCCAACCACTATACTTCCGCCTACGACATGGCGCTGATCGCACAGGCCGCATTCCAGAATGAGACCTTTGTCGCCATTGATTCCACTCTGTATTACGATCTGCCGCCCACCAAACGGAATCCCGACGGGCTGCGGATCTACCCGGGCCACAGGATGTTAAAGAAAAATATGGCCCAGTACTACCCCGGCATCATCGGCGGCAAGACCGGGTATACCTCCCTGGCAGGCAACACCCTGGTGACCTGCGCGGAACGGAACGGAATGAAGCTGATCGCAGTGGTCCTGAACGGTCATCAGACCCATTATGTTGATACAAAATCCCTGCTGGATTTCGGCTTTGCCAACTTCCGCTCGGTAAATGTGGCGGATGTTGATACCACCTACTCCTCCGTCACCAACGACATGACCATTGCAGGGCTGCCGACCACAGACTTATCGATTCTGCATATGCAGGAGAACTGCCGGATCACTCTGCCGATCTCCGCAGATTTCACGGACGCTGTCTCGACCATATCCTACGACCTGCCGTCCTCGGCTCCCGAGCATGCCATCGCACGGATCGCCTATGAGTATAATGGACGCCAGATCGGAGCCACTTATCTGATCCATAACATTCTGGGAGCCGCTGCTACTGAACCTGCCATAGAGGTCAGTACAGAAGCCCCCACTGAGGAATCCTCCGCAGACAATGCGGCAAACGGAGATAACAGGGCCGCCATGGCTGCGGCTGGCCGCAGCGCAGGTGATGGAACCGACTCAGGAGCCTTTAAAGAAACGACTCCAGAGGGAACCGCTGCCGATCCGGACAAAAAAAGTGCCGGCGAAAAAGACAAGCCAGGCTTTCACATCCCGGCTCCGGTCAAGATCGCCCTGATCGTGATCGTGGTACTGGCCCTTCTCGGCGGCGGAGTCCTTCTGCTGAAGCTTCATATTGAGAAGCGGGAGGAAGCAGAGCGGATGGCACGCTATAACCGGCGCAAACAGCGCCTCCAGGATATCGGCATGTCCAGCACCGAATTCGACCTGCTGATGCAGCAGAAACGCTCCGGTCCTTCCATAAGGCAGGAAAAGAAGCCCCGCAGACCAAAGCGGCATAAATCATTCTTAGATTCCAAACGATAA
- a CDS encoding MATE family efflux transporter → MKSRNTQDLTTGRPITQIFLFAIPLVLGTLFQQLYSFVDTVIVGRFVGVDALAAVGTTYSLNFLILGFVQGLCVGFGILLAQSFGAHDKKELDQYFMNGTGLSAIISVVLAAVTFLLARPLLILIRTPENILDMAVVYIQVIFIGIPAAVLYNYSACALRAVGDSRHPFYFLVFSSVLNIVLDYVFIVPFGCGVAGAAWATVISQLVSGVLNSWWLLKRTGVIEWQKDVRGFSGRHVKKLCQIGIPMGLEYSVSAIGAVVMQGAINSLGSVAVAAQTAGEKIRQMFTLPMESVGMAMATYVGQNYGAKRMDRIRQGIASGLTIQYLYCIVIWFVIFLLKRPLVGLVLGETVSEIAAGAIQYLSLMSLLFFIHGSLMIMRNTLQGLGYSMQAIISGVGELVGRSLGGILAVEYFGFTGICFANPLAWGLALCYCIAAVTYYMRKHEKMGGNAVQECRM, encoded by the coding sequence ATGAAAAGCCGGAACACACAGGATCTGACGACTGGCCGTCCGATCACTCAGATATTTTTATTTGCAATTCCGCTGGTGCTGGGGACCCTGTTCCAGCAGCTCTATAGTTTTGTTGATACAGTGATCGTAGGGCGGTTTGTGGGCGTGGATGCGCTGGCAGCCGTCGGGACCACCTATTCGCTGAATTTCCTGATATTGGGGTTTGTGCAGGGTTTGTGCGTGGGATTTGGCATATTGCTGGCTCAGAGCTTCGGCGCCCATGACAAGAAGGAGCTGGATCAATATTTCATGAATGGAACGGGGCTCAGCGCGATCATAAGCGTAGTGCTGGCGGCAGTTACATTTCTTCTGGCACGGCCTCTCCTGATCCTGATCCGGACTCCGGAGAATATCCTCGATATGGCGGTGGTCTATATCCAGGTTATCTTCATCGGGATACCCGCAGCTGTGCTGTACAACTATTCTGCCTGCGCGCTGCGGGCGGTGGGGGATTCCAGACATCCGTTTTATTTCCTGGTGTTTTCAAGCGTGCTGAATATTGTGCTGGATTACGTATTTATCGTGCCTTTTGGCTGCGGTGTGGCGGGAGCGGCATGGGCGACGGTGATCAGCCAGCTTGTCAGCGGTGTGCTGAATAGCTGGTGGCTGCTGAAGCGCACAGGCGTTATCGAATGGCAGAAGGATGTGCGGGGATTCTCGGGGAGACATGTGAAGAAGCTCTGCCAGATCGGGATTCCCATGGGATTGGAATATTCCGTCTCCGCAATTGGCGCGGTGGTGATGCAGGGCGCGATCAACAGCCTGGGAAGCGTTGCGGTGGCAGCTCAGACGGCGGGAGAGAAGATCCGGCAGATGTTCACGCTGCCGATGGAGAGCGTAGGTATGGCGATGGCGACCTATGTTGGCCAGAACTACGGCGCAAAGCGGATGGACCGGATCAGGCAGGGGATTGCCAGCGGCCTGACGATCCAGTACCTTTACTGTATTGTGATCTGGTTTGTTATCTTCCTGCTGAAGCGTCCGCTGGTAGGCCTTGTGCTGGGGGAGACGGTCAGCGAGATCGCTGCGGGGGCCATCCAGTATCTGTCCCTTATGAGCCTGCTGTTCTTTATCCACGGTTCCCTGATGATCATGCGCAACACGCTGCAGGGCCTGGGATACAGCATGCAGGCGATCATTTCCGGAGTGGGAGAGCTTGTGGGCCGGAGCCTGGGGGGAATCCTGGCAGTGGAATATTTTGGATTTACCGGTATATGCTTTGCCAATCCGCTGGCATGGGGGCTTGCCCTGTGCTATTGTATCGCGGCGGTGACGTATTATATGAGGAAGCATGAGAAGATGGGCGGAAACGCCGTACAGGAATGCAGGATGTAA
- a CDS encoding TIM-barrel domain-containing protein, with the protein MMLNRFQSVEKTDNGYMIHGDNADVMLVFLSDDVIRIRTSFSRSFEEASYALVTTAWEDELDELFKEERTRITALSVPYEETDKKITFTTATCKLVLRKEPFSFRLIDKNGAVIYQDLKERAFDCDQLGRLTHYSLVDREHDHFYGFGEKTGHLDKKGKRLRMSPKDAIGHDPENGEPLYKHIPFYIRINDQVKTAVGLFYNNSHDSVFDMCNEISGYWDRYCYYQTDGGDLDLFLINGPSASEVVSRYTWLTGRSAMPTKQSLGYTASTMYYAELEKDCDKEIYKVIQKHFDEKIYIDNFWLASGYSSGEEDNLRYIFNWNYKRFPDPEGFFEKMSGMGINVIPNMKPGILKNHPYMDVFKKNDVFVKTPDGSEDYIGRWWGGYGRFVDFTGAKGRDTWKELLKETLLKKGSMTVWNDNCEFDGVEDRNALCDCDGRKKTMAEMKIIHSNMMAYVGKQALAEMYPNERPYIINRAGYAGIQRYAQVWGGDNLTDWRTVKFNIATILGMGLSGCANMGCDIGGFAGPAPEGELMLRWIQSGIFQPRFCMNSANSDNTVTQPWMYEEHIEDVRAAYAQRYRMMPYLYSLMRQAYETGMPAMRPLFLEFPEDEACYTDENLTFMFGPSVLVANVVEKDAKTRRIYLPKGTTWYDMNDRFRAYEGGQTIELPVTLSSIPMFLRGSAVYMTTEDVHQASTDIMKQLDLVISAESDCDFVFYDDDGHTKDFEKGIYSRTDICVKSGDRTVISFHKEGDYKDTVEKLTLKVVSKEKGAYWVTVDGEQIPRFLVKENLDEAECGWYYNLSDRTVMIKCPKPDKKDFDIVLSCEKFDLIGMVLDQDL; encoded by the coding sequence ATGATGTTAAATCGATTTCAGTCGGTAGAAAAGACTGATAACGGATATATGATCCATGGGGACAATGCAGATGTAATGCTGGTATTTTTAAGCGACGACGTGATCCGGATCCGTACCAGCTTCAGCCGGAGCTTCGAGGAAGCGTCCTACGCGCTGGTCACTACGGCGTGGGAGGATGAGCTGGATGAGCTTTTTAAGGAAGAGCGCACACGGATCACGGCACTTTCTGTCCCTTATGAGGAGACGGACAAAAAGATCACATTTACAACTGCTACGTGTAAACTGGTACTCCGCAAGGAGCCGTTCAGCTTCCGCCTGATCGACAAAAACGGTGCGGTGATCTACCAGGATCTAAAGGAGCGGGCTTTCGACTGTGACCAGCTTGGCAGATTGACCCACTACAGCCTTGTAGACCGGGAACATGACCATTTCTATGGATTTGGGGAAAAGACCGGGCATCTGGATAAGAAGGGCAAACGCCTCCGCATGTCTCCGAAGGATGCCATCGGCCATGATCCGGAAAACGGGGAACCGCTGTACAAGCATATTCCGTTCTATATCCGGATCAATGACCAGGTCAAAACTGCGGTGGGGCTGTTTTACAACAATTCCCATGATTCCGTGTTTGACATGTGCAATGAGATCAGCGGTTACTGGGACCGTTACTGTTACTACCAGACTGACGGCGGCGACCTGGATCTGTTTCTCATAAATGGTCCGTCCGCATCAGAGGTCGTCAGCCGCTATACCTGGCTGACCGGGCGCAGCGCGATGCCTACCAAGCAGTCTTTAGGGTATACGGCTTCCACCATGTACTATGCGGAGCTTGAGAAGGACTGTGACAAGGAGATTTACAAGGTCATCCAAAAGCATTTTGACGAGAAGATCTATATTGATAATTTCTGGCTTGCATCCGGATATTCATCGGGTGAGGAGGACAACCTGCGCTACATTTTCAACTGGAACTACAAGCGGTTCCCGGACCCGGAGGGCTTCTTTGAGAAGATGAGCGGCATGGGCATCAATGTGATCCCCAACATGAAGCCGGGAATCCTGAAAAACCATCCCTACATGGATGTGTTTAAAAAGAATGATGTATTCGTAAAAACGCCAGACGGCAGCGAGGATTACATCGGACGCTGGTGGGGCGGCTACGGCAGGTTCGTGGATTTCACCGGTGCAAAGGGAAGGGATACCTGGAAAGAGCTGCTTAAGGAGACTCTGCTGAAGAAAGGCTCAATGACGGTCTGGAACGACAACTGTGAATTCGACGGCGTGGAGGACCGAAACGCCCTCTGTGACTGCGACGGCAGGAAGAAGACCATGGCGGAAATGAAGATCATCCATTCCAATATGATGGCTTACGTGGGCAAACAGGCGCTGGCGGAGATGTACCCCAACGAGCGGCCCTACATCATCAACCGGGCGGGTTATGCCGGAATCCAGCGGTACGCCCAGGTATGGGGCGGAGACAACTTGACCGACTGGCGCACCGTGAAGTTCAATATTGCGACGATCCTGGGTATGGGCCTGTCCGGCTGCGCCAACATGGGCTGCGATATCGGCGGCTTTGCGGGACCGGCGCCGGAAGGGGAGCTTATGCTGCGCTGGATCCAGAGCGGGATCTTCCAGCCGAGATTCTGCATGAACTCGGCCAACAGCGACAATACGGTGACCCAGCCCTGGATGTATGAGGAGCATATCGAGGATGTGCGCGCGGCCTATGCGCAGCGTTACCGTATGATGCCGTACCTCTATTCCCTGATGCGCCAGGCCTATGAGACCGGTATGCCGGCCATGCGCCCGCTGTTTTTAGAGTTCCCTGAGGATGAAGCGTGCTATACAGACGAGAACCTTACCTTTATGTTCGGACCGTCGGTGCTGGTGGCAAACGTGGTCGAAAAGGATGCAAAGACCCGCCGGATCTATCTGCCGAAGGGAACCACCTGGTATGACATGAACGACCGGTTCCGTGCATATGAGGGCGGACAGACCATAGAGCTTCCGGTGACGTTGTCCTCGATCCCGATGTTCCTGCGCGGCTCCGCTGTCTATATGACTACGGAGGATGTGCACCAGGCTTCTACGGATATCATGAAACAGCTGGATCTTGTGATCAGCGCAGAAAGTGACTGTGATTTTGTATTCTATGATGATGACGGTCACACGAAGGATTTTGAAAAAGGCATCTATTCCCGCACGGATATCTGCGTGAAGTCCGGGGACCGCACTGTGATCTCCTTCCATAAGGAGGGTGATTATAAGGATACGGTAGAGAAGCTGACCCTTAAAGTAGTGAGCAAGGAAAAGGGCGCTTATTGGGTGACTGTAGACGGCGAGCAGATCCCAAGATTCCTTGTGAAGGAGAATCTGGATGAGGCGGAATGCGGCTGGTATTATAACTTAAGCGACCGCACGGTTATGATAAAATGTCCGAAGCCGGATAAAAAGGATTTTGATATTGTACTCAGCTGTGAAAAATTTGATCTGATCGGCATGGTACTTGACCAGGACTTATAA